A single genomic interval of Lysobacter avium harbors:
- a CDS encoding integration host factor subunit beta: MTKSELIEILSQRQPHLKGEDVDLAVKALLEMMGSSLADGERIEVRGFGSFSLHYRPPRMGRNPRTGESVALAGKHVPHFKPGKELRERVSDAMPVDEAD; the protein is encoded by the coding sequence ATGACCAAGTCCGAACTGATCGAGATCCTGTCCCAGCGCCAGCCGCACCTGAAGGGCGAAGATGTGGATCTGGCAGTGAAGGCATTGCTGGAGATGATGGGAAGTTCACTCGCCGATGGCGAGCGCATCGAGGTGCGTGGCTTTGGCAGCTTCTCGCTGCATTACCGTCCGCCTCGCATGGGTCGCAACCCGCGGACGGGCGAGTCCGTTGCACTGGCCGGCAAGCACGTGCCCCACTTCAAGCCAGGCAAGGAACTGCGCGAACGTGTCAGTGACGCGATGCCAGTGGATGAGGCCGATTGA
- a CDS encoding lipopolysaccharide assembly protein LapA domain-containing protein, with protein MRVIRFLVAIVCLAFGAVLGALNRQAVSIDVGFGHVASNLGIVMLACLLVGVIVGGLAISASVVWPLRRRLANAQRQHASLPTVAKEVP; from the coding sequence ATGCGAGTGATCCGGTTTCTGGTGGCGATTGTTTGCCTGGCGTTTGGTGCAGTCCTCGGCGCACTCAACCGGCAGGCGGTGTCGATTGACGTGGGCTTTGGCCATGTAGCTTCCAACCTCGGCATCGTTATGCTCGCGTGTCTGCTTGTTGGCGTGATCGTCGGTGGATTGGCGATCAGCGCCAGCGTGGTGTGGCCACTGCGTCGTCGCCTGGCGAACGCGCAGAGGCAGCATGCAAGCCTCCCGACCGTTGCAAAGGAAGTTCCGTAA